A window of Pantoea agglomerans contains these coding sequences:
- a CDS encoding NAD-dependent malic enzyme — protein MEHEYESKRPLYIPYAGPILLEFPLLNKGSAFSLEERNEFNLNGLLPEAVESIEEQAERAWRQFQDFKNNNDKHVYLRNIQDTNETLFYRLLDNHLEEMMPIIYTPTVGAACEHFSEIYRRARGVFISYPNRAHIEDMLQNATKQNVKVIVVTDGERILGLGDLGIGGMGIPIGKLSLYTACGGISPAYTLPVVLDAGTNNQQLLNDPLYMGWRHPRITGEEYDAFVNDFIQAVKRRWPNVLLQFEDFAQKNAMPLLQRYRDEICCFNDDIQGTAAVTVGTLIAASRAAGSRLCEQKVVFLGAGSAGCGIAEQIISQMKSEGLSDEEARARVLMVDRFGLLTDKLPNLLDFQSKLVQKSENLKEWDTASDAISLLDVVRNARPDILIGVSGQPGLFTEEIIREMHKHCARPIVMPLSNPTSRVEATPADIIAWTDGAALVATGSPFSPVSWKGKVYPIAQCNNSYIFPGIGLGVIASGATRVTDSMLMTASRALADCSPLVNEGEGPVLPEIKDIQGVSKIIAMEVGKAAQLAGVAVVTSEDVLSQAVANNFWLPQYRHYRRTSI, from the coding sequence GAGAGCATTGAAGAGCAGGCAGAGCGCGCCTGGCGTCAGTTCCAGGACTTTAAAAACAATAACGATAAGCACGTCTACCTGCGCAATATTCAGGACACCAACGAAACCCTTTTCTATCGCCTGCTCGACAACCATCTCGAAGAGATGATGCCGATTATCTATACCCCGACCGTCGGCGCAGCCTGCGAACACTTTTCCGAGATCTACCGTCGCGCGCGCGGCGTCTTTATCTCTTATCCGAACCGCGCCCATATCGAAGATATGCTGCAAAACGCCACCAAGCAGAACGTGAAGGTGATTGTGGTCACCGACGGCGAGCGCATTCTCGGCCTTGGCGATTTGGGCATCGGCGGCATGGGTATTCCTATCGGCAAGCTGTCGCTCTATACCGCCTGCGGCGGCATCTCCCCGGCCTATACGCTGCCGGTGGTGCTGGACGCCGGCACCAACAATCAGCAGCTGCTTAACGATCCGCTCTATATGGGCTGGCGTCATCCGCGCATCACCGGCGAAGAGTACGACGCCTTCGTTAATGACTTTATCCAGGCGGTAAAACGCCGCTGGCCGAACGTGCTGCTGCAGTTTGAAGACTTCGCGCAGAAAAACGCCATGCCGCTGCTGCAGCGCTATCGCGACGAAATTTGCTGCTTTAACGACGATATTCAGGGCACCGCCGCCGTGACCGTCGGCACGCTGATTGCCGCCAGCCGCGCCGCAGGCAGCCGCCTGTGCGAGCAGAAGGTGGTGTTCCTCGGCGCAGGCTCTGCCGGATGCGGCATCGCCGAGCAGATTATCTCGCAGATGAAATCGGAAGGCCTGAGCGACGAAGAGGCGCGCGCCCGCGTGCTGATGGTTGACCGCTTCGGCCTGCTGACCGATAAACTGCCGAACCTGCTCGACTTCCAGAGCAAGCTGGTGCAGAAGAGCGAGAACCTGAAAGAGTGGGATACCGCCAGCGATGCTATCTCGCTGCTGGACGTAGTGCGCAACGCCCGTCCCGATATTCTTATCGGCGTTTCCGGCCAGCCGGGCCTGTTTACCGAAGAGATTATCCGCGAGATGCACAAGCACTGCGCGCGCCCTATCGTTATGCCGCTCTCAAACCCGACGTCGCGCGTGGAAGCAACCCCGGCGGATATTATCGCCTGGACCGACGGCGCGGCGCTGGTCGCGACCGGCAGCCCCTTCTCGCCGGTAAGCTGGAAAGGCAAAGTCTACCCGATCGCCCAGTGCAACAACTCCTATATCTTCCCTGGCATCGGGCTGGGGGTGATCGCCTCCGGCGCGACGCGCGTCACCGACTCAATGCTGATGACGGCAAGCCGCGCGCTGGCCGACTGCTCGCCGCTGGTAAACGAAGGCGAAGGCCCGGTGCTGCCGGAGATCAAAGATATTCAGGGCGTGTCGAAAATCATCGCCATGGAAGTGGGTAAAGCCGCCCAGCTGGCGGGCGTTGCGGTGGTGACGTCGGAAGATGTGCTGTCACAGGCGGTGGCCAATAATTTCTGGCTGCCGCAGTACCGCCACTATCGCCGCACCTCAATCTGA
- the galS gene encoding HTH-type transcriptional regulator GalS, whose translation MITIRDVARLAGVSVATVSRVLNNSTAVTADTRDAVLQAVDSLGYRPNANAQALATQVSDTIGVVVMDVSDPFFGALVKAVDTVAQRLHKHVLISNSWHQEDKERHAIEVLIRQRCNALVVHAKTLSDAELASFMQQVPGMVMVNRIVPGFAHRCVSLDNVAGALMATRMLLQQGHSRIGYLCSSHDIEDVRQRREGWEQALAEQGIRPQEGWIACAEPDMQGGEAAMVELLGRNVHLSAIFAYNDGMAAGALTALKDNGIQVPQHFSIIGFDDIPMSRYTDPQLTTVRYPIVSMAKLATELALSGAAGQLDVSAQHVFMPTLVRRHSVAQRQNVESVTNSGDSAM comes from the coding sequence ATGATAACGATTCGTGATGTTGCCCGTCTGGCTGGCGTGTCGGTGGCGACCGTCTCGCGCGTGCTGAATAACAGCACCGCCGTTACCGCGGACACCCGTGACGCGGTGCTGCAGGCGGTAGATTCACTGGGCTATCGGCCTAACGCCAACGCGCAGGCGCTGGCGACGCAGGTCAGCGACACCATCGGCGTGGTGGTGATGGACGTCTCCGATCCCTTCTTTGGCGCGCTGGTGAAAGCGGTGGATACCGTGGCGCAGCGCCTGCATAAACATGTGCTGATCAGCAACTCCTGGCATCAGGAAGATAAAGAGCGCCATGCCATTGAGGTGCTGATCCGTCAGCGCTGCAATGCGCTGGTGGTACACGCGAAAACGCTTTCAGACGCCGAGCTTGCCTCTTTTATGCAGCAGGTGCCGGGCATGGTGATGGTTAACCGCATTGTGCCTGGCTTCGCCCATCGCTGCGTCAGCCTGGATAATGTGGCGGGGGCGCTGATGGCGACCCGTATGCTGCTGCAGCAGGGGCACAGCCGCATCGGCTATCTCTGCTCCAGCCACGACATCGAGGATGTGCGGCAGCGGCGCGAAGGCTGGGAGCAGGCGCTGGCGGAGCAGGGGATTCGGCCGCAGGAGGGCTGGATCGCCTGCGCCGAACCCGATATGCAGGGCGGCGAGGCGGCGATGGTGGAGCTGCTGGGCCGCAATGTGCATCTCAGCGCCATTTTCGCCTATAACGACGGCATGGCGGCCGGTGCGCTTACCGCCCTGAAAGATAACGGCATTCAGGTGCCGCAGCATTTCTCAATTATCGGCTTCGATGATATCCCGATGTCACGATACACCGATCCCCAACTGACAACGGTACGCTATCCCATTGTTTCTATGGCGAAACTTGCCACTGAGCTGGCGCTGAGCGGCGCGGCGGGCCAGCTGGACGTCAGCGCGCAGCATGTCTTTATGCCGACCCTGGTGCGTCGTCATTCCGTGGCGCAGCGGCAAAATGTGGAGTCGGTCACTAATTCAGGCGATAGCGCCATGTAA
- the yeiB gene encoding DUF418 domain-containing protein YeiB, translating to MQRYPMLDFIRGCAILGILLLNIVGFALPSAAYLNPAWHGDPATDEVWTWAVLDLLAQMKFLTLFALLFGAGLQLQLPRGGRWLSARLTLLALIGLFHALAMWEGDILLDYAIIGLIVWRTLRDVPATRSLFHTGALLYLVGCGVLLIFGSISDPEPSRSWLPGAADLEYEHFWKLAGGWEAVQNRLDHLSSSLMALAAQYGWQLAGLMMMGAALLRCGWLTGEFSLRHYRRCAALLLASGYAIALSGVVAQWMLHWSFRWSGFYLQVPRDLASPFISLGYAALILGYWPQLARWRVTSAIECVGRMALSNYLLQTLICTTLFYRFDLFMRFDRLQLLAFVPAVWLVNILFSVIWLRFFPQGPLEWLWRRLTQLAAGKTPHRL from the coding sequence ATGCAACGTTATCCTATGCTGGATTTTATTCGCGGCTGCGCCATCCTCGGCATTTTGTTGCTCAATATCGTCGGCTTCGCCTTACCTTCCGCCGCCTATCTCAATCCCGCCTGGCACGGCGATCCCGCTACCGACGAGGTCTGGACCTGGGCGGTGCTCGACCTGCTGGCGCAGATGAAGTTCCTGACGCTGTTCGCGCTGCTGTTCGGCGCGGGCCTGCAGCTTCAGCTGCCGCGCGGCGGCCGCTGGCTGTCGGCGCGCCTGACGCTGCTGGCGCTTATTGGCCTGTTTCACGCTCTGGCGATGTGGGAAGGGGATATCCTGCTCGATTACGCCATTATTGGCCTTATCGTCTGGCGTACGCTGCGCGACGTGCCCGCAACGCGCAGCCTGTTTCACACCGGCGCGCTGCTCTACCTGGTTGGCTGCGGCGTGCTGCTGATCTTCGGATCGATCTCCGATCCCGAGCCGAGCCGCTCCTGGCTGCCCGGCGCGGCTGACCTGGAGTATGAACATTTCTGGAAGCTGGCCGGCGGCTGGGAGGCGGTGCAGAACCGTCTCGATCATCTCTCCTCCAGCCTGATGGCGCTGGCGGCGCAGTATGGCTGGCAGCTGGCCGGGCTGATGATGATGGGTGCCGCGCTGCTGCGCTGCGGCTGGCTGACCGGCGAGTTCAGCCTGCGCCACTACCGCCGCTGCGCCGCGCTGCTGCTGGCATCAGGCTACGCCATCGCCCTGTCTGGGGTGGTGGCGCAGTGGATGCTGCACTGGTCGTTTCGCTGGAGCGGCTTCTACTTGCAGGTGCCGCGCGATCTCGCCAGCCCGTTTATCAGCCTTGGCTACGCCGCGCTGATCCTCGGCTACTGGCCGCAGCTGGCGCGCTGGCGCGTCACGTCGGCGATAGAGTGCGTCGGCCGCATGGCGCTGAGCAACTATCTGCTGCAGACGCTGATCTGCACCACGCTGTTCTACCGCTTCGATCTCTTTATGCGCTTCGACCGTTTGCAGCTGCTGGCCTTTGTGCCCGCTGTCTGGCTGGTCAATATTCTCTTCTCGGTAATCTGGCTGCGCTTTTTCCCGCAGGGGCCGCTTGAATGGCTGTGGCGCCGCCTGACGCAGCTGGCGGCGGGGAAAACGCCGCATCGCCTCTGA
- the mglA gene encoding galactose/methyl galactoside ABC transporter ATP-binding protein MglA: MASDNPTAQREYLLEMTNVSKSFPGVKALDNVNLKVRPHSVHALMGENGAGKSTLLKCLFGIYKKDTGSILFQGEEVDFKSSKEALENGVSMVHQELNLVLQRTVMDNMWLGRYPQKGPFVDQEKMYRDTKAIFDELDIDIDPRDKVATLSVSQMQMIEIAKAFSYDAKIVIMDEPTSSLTEKEVNHLFTIIRKLKDRGCGIVYISHKMEEIFQLCDEITILRDGQWIATQPLEGLDMDKIIAMMVGRSLNQRFPNKTNVPGETILEVRHLTSLRQPSIRDVSFDLRKGEILGIAGLVGAKRTDIVETLFGIREKVSGTIKLHGKAINNHSANEAINHGFALVTEERRSTGIYAFLDIGFNSLISNIKKYKNTLGLLDNKRMKSDTQWVIDAMRVKTPGHHTQIGSLSGGNQQKVIIGRWLLTQPEILMLDEPTRGIDVGAKFEIYQLIAELAKKEKGIIIISSEMPELLGITDRILVMSNGQVAGIVDTKTTTQNEILRLASLHL; encoded by the coding sequence ATGGCCAGTGATAATCCGACCGCGCAGCGTGAATATCTGCTGGAAATGACGAACGTCTCGAAATCATTTCCAGGGGTTAAAGCCTTAGATAATGTAAATTTAAAAGTGCGGCCTCACTCCGTTCATGCATTGATGGGTGAAAACGGCGCCGGTAAATCGACATTATTAAAATGCCTGTTTGGTATTTATAAAAAAGATACGGGGAGCATCCTGTTTCAGGGTGAGGAAGTTGATTTTAAAAGTTCCAAAGAGGCGCTGGAAAACGGCGTTTCGATGGTGCACCAGGAGCTGAACCTGGTTTTACAGCGCACCGTTATGGACAATATGTGGCTGGGTCGCTATCCGCAAAAAGGGCCGTTCGTCGATCAGGAAAAAATGTATCGCGACACCAAAGCGATTTTCGACGAGCTGGATATCGATATCGATCCGCGCGACAAAGTGGCGACGCTCTCTGTTTCGCAGATGCAGATGATCGAAATCGCCAAGGCGTTCTCCTATGATGCCAAAATCGTCATCATGGATGAGCCGACCTCTTCGCTGACGGAAAAAGAGGTGAACCATCTGTTCACCATTATTCGCAAGCTGAAAGATCGCGGCTGCGGCATTGTTTATATCTCGCACAAGATGGAGGAGATTTTCCAGCTGTGCGACGAGATCACTATTCTGCGCGACGGCCAGTGGATCGCCACCCAGCCGCTGGAAGGGCTGGATATGGATAAGATCATCGCCATGATGGTCGGCCGTTCCCTGAACCAGCGCTTTCCCAACAAAACCAACGTGCCGGGCGAAACCATTCTTGAGGTACGTCATTTAACGTCGCTGCGTCAGCCGTCAATTCGCGACGTCTCGTTCGATTTGCGCAAAGGGGAGATCCTCGGCATCGCCGGGCTGGTGGGCGCCAAGCGTACCGATATCGTCGAAACGCTGTTTGGCATTCGCGAGAAGGTGAGCGGCACCATTAAGCTGCACGGCAAGGCGATTAATAACCACAGCGCCAACGAAGCCATTAACCACGGTTTCGCGCTGGTCACGGAAGAGCGCCGCTCGACCGGTATTTATGCCTTTCTCGATATCGGGTTTAACTCGTTAATCTCCAATATCAAGAAATATAAAAACACGCTCGGGCTGCTCGACAATAAGCGGATGAAAAGCGATACCCAGTGGGTTATTGACGCCATGCGGGTAAAAACGCCGGGTCACCATACGCAAATTGGATCGCTTTCGGGCGGTAACCAGCAAAAGGTAATTATCGGCCGCTGGCTGCTGACCCAGCCTGAAATACTGATGCTTGATGAACCGACGCGCGGTATTGACGTCGGCGCGAAATTCGAAATCTACCAGCTGATTGCCGAGCTGGCGAAGAAAGAGAAGGGCATCATTATTATCTCCTCTGAGATGCCGGAGCTGCTGGGCATTACCGATCGTATTCTGGTAATGAGCAACGGCCAGGTAGCGGGCATTGTAGATACCAAGACAACCACGCAGAACGAAATATTGCGTTTAGCGTCATTACACCTTTAA
- the mglB gene encoding galactose/glucose ABC transporter substrate-binding protein MglB, whose amino-acid sequence MNKKVFTLTALVASMMFGATAHAADTRIGVTIYKYDDNFMSMVRKDIEKEAKTLGGVQLLMNDSQNDQSKQNDQIDVLMAKGVKALAINLVDPAAAAVVIDKARGNDVPVVFFNKEPNAKVLASYDKAYYVGTDSKESGIIQGKLIEKHWKASPNWDLNKDGQIQFVLLKGEPGHPDAEARTKYVIDTLNQDGIKTQQLAMDTAMWDTAQAKDKMDAWLSGPNANKIEVVIANNDAMAMGAVEALKAHNKTSIPVFGVDALPEALALVKSGALAGTVLNDAENQAKATLDMAKNLADGKAATEGTSYKITDKIVRVPYVPVDKENLSQFQK is encoded by the coding sequence ATGAATAAGAAGGTTTTCACGCTCACAGCTTTGGTTGCCAGCATGATGTTCGGCGCAACGGCACACGCAGCGGACACGCGTATCGGCGTGACCATCTACAAATATGACGACAACTTTATGTCGATGGTTCGCAAAGACATCGAGAAAGAGGCCAAAACCCTCGGCGGCGTGCAGCTGCTGATGAATGACTCGCAGAACGATCAGTCCAAACAGAACGATCAGATCGACGTGCTGATGGCGAAAGGCGTGAAGGCGCTGGCGATTAACCTGGTGGATCCGGCTGCGGCGGCCGTGGTGATTGATAAAGCGCGCGGCAACGATGTGCCGGTGGTGTTCTTTAACAAAGAGCCGAACGCGAAAGTGCTGGCCAGCTACGACAAGGCCTACTATGTCGGCACCGACTCAAAAGAGTCCGGCATTATCCAGGGCAAACTGATTGAGAAGCACTGGAAAGCCTCGCCGAACTGGGACCTGAACAAAGATGGTCAGATTCAGTTCGTGCTGCTGAAAGGCGAGCCGGGCCACCCGGATGCCGAAGCGCGTACCAAATACGTTATCGATACCCTGAATCAGGACGGCATCAAGACCCAGCAGCTGGCGATGGATACCGCGATGTGGGATACCGCTCAGGCGAAAGACAAGATGGATGCGTGGCTCTCCGGCCCGAACGCTAACAAAATCGAAGTGGTGATCGCCAACAACGACGCCATGGCGATGGGCGCGGTGGAAGCGCTGAAAGCGCATAACAAGACCTCGATTCCGGTATTCGGCGTCGATGCGCTGCCGGAAGCGCTGGCGCTGGTGAAATCGGGCGCGCTGGCGGGCACCGTGCTGAACGATGCGGAAAACCAGGCGAAAGCGACGCTGGATATGGCGAAAAACCTGGCGGATGGCAAAGCCGCGACCGAAGGCACCAGCTATAAGATCACCGATAAAATCGTCCGCGTGCCTTACGTGCCGGTCGATAAAGAGAACCTCTCTCAGTTCCAGAAGTAA
- the mglC gene encoding galactose/methyl galactoside ABC transporter permease MglC, with protein MKATTKKNALTWLKEGGIYVVLLVLLAIIIFQDPTFLSLMNLSNILTQSSVRIIIALGVAGLIVTQGTDLSAGRQVGLAAVVAATLLQAMDNANKVFPTLDTVPIPVVILVVCVIGGLIGLLNGLIIAYLKVTPFITTLGTMIIVYGINSLYYDFVGASPIAGFDSGFSKFAQGFLRFGDFKLSYITFYAIVAIVFVWILWNKTRFGKNIFAIGGNPEAAKVSGVNVNLNLILIYALSGVFYAFGGMLEAGRIGSATNNLGFMYELDAIAACVVGGVSFAGGVGTVAGVVTGVIIFTVINYGLTYIGVNPYWQYIIKGGIIIFAVALDSLKYSRKK; from the coding sequence ATGAAAGCGACTACTAAAAAGAATGCGCTAACCTGGCTGAAAGAGGGCGGCATTTATGTCGTTCTGCTGGTTTTGCTGGCTATTATTATTTTCCAGGATCCAACCTTTTTAAGCCTGATGAACCTGAGTAATATTCTTACCCAGTCCTCGGTGCGTATTATTATCGCGCTGGGCGTGGCGGGGCTGATCGTTACGCAGGGTACCGACCTTTCGGCCGGTCGTCAGGTGGGTCTGGCGGCGGTGGTGGCGGCGACGCTGCTGCAGGCGATGGATAACGCCAATAAGGTGTTTCCGACGCTGGATACCGTGCCGATTCCGGTGGTGATTCTGGTGGTGTGCGTGATTGGCGGTCTGATCGGCCTGCTGAACGGCCTGATTATCGCCTATCTCAAGGTGACGCCGTTTATTACCACGCTCGGCACCATGATTATCGTCTACGGCATCAACTCGCTCTATTACGACTTTGTCGGCGCGTCGCCGATTGCCGGGTTTGACAGCGGCTTCTCGAAGTTTGCTCAGGGCTTCCTGCGCTTTGGCGACTTCAAGCTCTCCTACATTACCTTCTACGCGATTGTCGCCATCGTTTTCGTCTGGATTCTGTGGAACAAGACCCGCTTCGGCAAAAATATCTTTGCTATCGGCGGTAACCCGGAAGCGGCGAAGGTATCTGGCGTTAACGTCAACTTAAACCTGATTCTGATCTATGCGCTCTCCGGCGTGTTTTACGCCTTCGGCGGTATGCTGGAAGCGGGCCGTATCGGCAGCGCCACCAACAACCTCGGCTTTATGTATGAGCTGGACGCCATCGCGGCGTGCGTGGTGGGCGGCGTCTCCTTTGCGGGCGGCGTGGGTACGGTAGCGGGCGTGGTGACCGGTGTGATCATCTTTACCGTGATCAACTACGGTCTGACCTATATCGGCGTGAACCCTTACTGGCAGTACATTATCAAGGGCGGCATCATTATCTTCGCCGTGGCGCTGGACTCGCTGAAATATTCTCGTAAGAAGTAA
- the sanA gene encoding outer membrane permeability protein SanA, giving the protein MLKRVFIGLLFIILLVVATALGLDRWISWKTAPYIYEDVASLPHRQVGVVLGTAKYYRTGVYNQYYLYRIQGALNAYNSGKVNYLLLSGDNAMSSYNEPMTMRRDLIKAGVDPQDIVLDYAGFRTLDSIVRTRKVFDTNDFIIITQRFHCERALFIALHMGIQAQCYAVPSPKNMLSVRFREVGARLGALADLYVMKREPRFLGPLVPIPAVHEVPEDAQSYPAVTPEQLLESEQKAHK; this is encoded by the coding sequence ATGTTGAAACGCGTTTTTATTGGTCTCTTATTCATCATCTTACTGGTGGTGGCGACCGCGCTCGGCCTGGATCGCTGGATCAGCTGGAAAACCGCCCCCTATATTTATGAAGATGTCGCCTCGCTGCCGCATCGTCAGGTTGGCGTGGTCCTGGGTACCGCGAAGTATTACCGCACCGGCGTCTACAATCAGTACTACCTCTATCGCATTCAGGGCGCACTGAACGCCTATAACAGCGGCAAGGTTAACTATCTGCTGCTGAGCGGCGACAACGCCATGAGCAGCTATAACGAGCCCATGACCATGCGCCGCGATCTGATCAAAGCCGGCGTCGATCCGCAGGATATCGTGCTGGACTACGCCGGTTTCCGCACCCTCGACTCTATCGTGCGCACGCGCAAAGTGTTCGACACCAACGACTTTATTATTATTACCCAGCGCTTCCACTGCGAGCGCGCGCTGTTTATCGCCCTGCATATGGGGATTCAGGCGCAGTGCTATGCGGTGCCGTCACCAAAAAATATGCTCAGCGTCCGCTTCCGCGAGGTGGGCGCCCGCCTCGGTGCGCTGGCCGATCTCTACGTGATGAAGCGCGAACCGCGCTTCCTGGGTCCGCTGGTGCCGATCCCGGCGGTACATGAGGTGCCGGAAGATGCGCAGAGCTATCCGGCAGTGACGCCGGAGCAGCTGCTGGAAAGCGAGCAGAAAGCGCACAAATAG